Proteins encoded by one window of Elaeis guineensis isolate ETL-2024a chromosome 12, EG11, whole genome shotgun sequence:
- the LOC105054905 gene encoding transcription factor MYB3R-5 isoform X7, with translation MVEEVKMEDGKNDRIQEISLPSCSPDSDGSCEMTPGTISGRTSGPTRRSTKGGWTDKEDDLLVKAVKQFNGKNWKKIAELFPGRSDVQCLHRWQKVLNPELVKGTWTKEEDDRIIKLVAKHGCKKWSVIAKSLPGRIGKQCRERWHNHLNPSIKKDAWTPEEEVTLIHAHQIYGNKWAEIAKLLPGRTDNSIKNHWNCSVKKKLGSCLASGIPSQPFGNPAFKLNSHQETVGSLKSHPAKLGTPDQTPSVDNHFMTSSTGFDFQNASIGRKELSSDTSLIGNSKCLKADDQHTLADDTECLKLEVKPSPTSDPKCRKSEAIFSANPSNWQEDRSPCSSRQTSLSFSTVLLCRLTDLWHGNNPAHASVTDDLHGEVKSKTESYVKQTQSPVQYCTPPVISPSHTFSPRDPISYLRAAAKSFKDTPSIFRRRRLLDLSRTHILNGKHFSQSSNDSFGTRS, from the exons ATGGTGGAAGAAGTAAAGATGGAAGACGGCAAGAATGATAGGATTCAGGAGATTTCTCTGCCATCGTGTTCTCCGGATTCAGATGGCAGTTGCGAGATGACTCCTGGCACTATTTCtgg TAGAACAAGTGGTCCAACTAGGAGATCAACAAAGGGAGGCTGGACAGACAAGGAG GATGATCTTTTGGTTAAAGCTGTGAAGCAATTCAATGGGAAAAATTGGAAGAAAATAG CTGAACTTTTTCCAGGCCGGTCAGATGTTCAGTGCTTACATCGTTGGCAGAAAGTTCTCAATCCTGAGCTAGTTAAAGGAACTTGGACCAAAGAG GAAGATGACCGTATAATCAAGCTAGTTGCAAAGCATGGTTGTAAGAAGTGGTCTGTCATTGCAAAGTCTTTGCCAGGCCGCATAGGCAAGCAATGTCGAGAGAG GTGGCACAACCACTTGAACCCTTCAATAAAAAAAGATGCATGGACACCAGAGGAAGAAGTGACTTTAATTCATGCCCACCAAATATATGGAAACAAGTGGGCTGAAATAGCCAAGCTTTTACCAGGAAG gACAGATAACTCAATAAAGAATCATTGGAACTGCTCTGTAAAGAAGAAGTTGGGCTCATGTTTGGCATCAGGAATTCCTAGTCAGCCGTTTGGAAATCCTGCTTTCAAATTGAACAGTCACCAAGAAACAGTGGGAAGCCTCAAATCACATCCTGCAAAACTAGGTACACCTGATCAGACACCAAGTGTAGATAATCATTTTATGACTTCCTCAACaggttttgattttcaaaatgcTAGTATAGGAAGGAAGGAGTTGAGTTCGGACACTTCTCTTATTGGAAATTCCAAATGCCTCAAAGCAGATGACCAGCATACTTTAGCAGATGATACTGAATGCTTGAAGTTAGAGGTGAAACCAAGTCCAACAAGTGACCCTAAATGCAGGAAATCAGAGGCAATTTTTTCTGCAAATCCTTCTAATTGGCAGGAAGATAGAAGTCCATGTTCAAGTCGCCAAACTAGTTTGTCATTCAGCACTGTGTTGCTGTGTCGTTTGACTGATTTGTGGCATGGAAATAATCCCGCTCATGCTAGTGTGACAGATGATTTGCATG GTGAGGTAAAATCTAAAACGGAGAGTTATGTCAAACAGACACAGAGCCCAGTTCAGTATTGTACACCGCCAGTCATTTCACCAAGTCATACTTTTAGTCCAAGGGATCCGATATCTTATTTAAGGGCTGCAGCAAAGAGCTTCAAAGATACTCCATCAATTTTCAGAAGGCGCAGACTTCTTGATCTCAGCAGAACTCATATTTTGAATGGCAAACATTTTTCTCAGTCCTCTAATGACT CATTCGGCACGAGGAGCTGA
- the LOC105054905 gene encoding uncharacterized protein isoform X1, whose product MVEEVKMEDGKNDRIQEISLPSCSPDSDGSCEMTPGTISGRTSGPTRRSTKGGWTDKEDDLLVKAVKQFNGKNWKKIAELFPGRSDVQCLHRWQKVLNPELVKGTWTKEEDDRIIKLVAKHGCKKWSVIAKSLPGRIGKQCRERWHNHLNPSIKKDAWTPEEEVTLIHAHQIYGNKWAEIAKLLPGRTDNSIKNHWNCSVKKKLGSCLASGIPSQPFGNPAFKLNSHQETVGSLKSHPAKLGTPDQTPSVDNHFMTSSTGFDFQNASIGRKELSSDTSLIGNSKCLKADDQHTLADDTECLKLEVKPSPTSDPKCRKSEAIFSANPSNWQEDRSPCSSRQTSLSFSTVLLCRLTDLWHGNNPAHASVTDDLHGTPTPQSKALPSVFDEFYSHVPSKESSIKRRPKSPKMSEEHAFNKNDLTIKNMDSNYVTDTSKMLTIDSSNNDMVDDHNQVTSTPLSCDGGNVGSLPYPTLQLTHEGSSLSGEVKSKTESYVKQTQSPVQYCTPPVISPSHTFSPRDPISYLRAAAKSFKDTPSIFRRRRLLDLSRTHILNGKHFSQSSNDCKKPDLSDATKFLERELEEEFIKKFIS is encoded by the exons ATGGTGGAAGAAGTAAAGATGGAAGACGGCAAGAATGATAGGATTCAGGAGATTTCTCTGCCATCGTGTTCTCCGGATTCAGATGGCAGTTGCGAGATGACTCCTGGCACTATTTCtgg TAGAACAAGTGGTCCAACTAGGAGATCAACAAAGGGAGGCTGGACAGACAAGGAG GATGATCTTTTGGTTAAAGCTGTGAAGCAATTCAATGGGAAAAATTGGAAGAAAATAG CTGAACTTTTTCCAGGCCGGTCAGATGTTCAGTGCTTACATCGTTGGCAGAAAGTTCTCAATCCTGAGCTAGTTAAAGGAACTTGGACCAAAGAG GAAGATGACCGTATAATCAAGCTAGTTGCAAAGCATGGTTGTAAGAAGTGGTCTGTCATTGCAAAGTCTTTGCCAGGCCGCATAGGCAAGCAATGTCGAGAGAG GTGGCACAACCACTTGAACCCTTCAATAAAAAAAGATGCATGGACACCAGAGGAAGAAGTGACTTTAATTCATGCCCACCAAATATATGGAAACAAGTGGGCTGAAATAGCCAAGCTTTTACCAGGAAG gACAGATAACTCAATAAAGAATCATTGGAACTGCTCTGTAAAGAAGAAGTTGGGCTCATGTTTGGCATCAGGAATTCCTAGTCAGCCGTTTGGAAATCCTGCTTTCAAATTGAACAGTCACCAAGAAACAGTGGGAAGCCTCAAATCACATCCTGCAAAACTAGGTACACCTGATCAGACACCAAGTGTAGATAATCATTTTATGACTTCCTCAACaggttttgattttcaaaatgcTAGTATAGGAAGGAAGGAGTTGAGTTCGGACACTTCTCTTATTGGAAATTCCAAATGCCTCAAAGCAGATGACCAGCATACTTTAGCAGATGATACTGAATGCTTGAAGTTAGAGGTGAAACCAAGTCCAACAAGTGACCCTAAATGCAGGAAATCAGAGGCAATTTTTTCTGCAAATCCTTCTAATTGGCAGGAAGATAGAAGTCCATGTTCAAGTCGCCAAACTAGTTTGTCATTCAGCACTGTGTTGCTGTGTCGTTTGACTGATTTGTGGCATGGAAATAATCCCGCTCATGCTAGTGTGACAGATGATTTGCATGGTACTCCTACACCCCAATCTAAGGCACTTCCTTCTGTTTTCGATGAGTTTTATTCACATGTTCCATCTAAAGAGTCTTCCATTAAGAGAAGACCTAAATCTCCTAAAATGTCCGAGGAGCATGCTTTTAATAAGAATGATTTgaccatcaaaaatatggattcaaaTTATGTGACTGATACTTCAAAAATGCTAACTATTGATTCAAGTAACAATGACATGGTTGATGACCATAACCAAGTAACCAGCACACCTCTAAGTTGTGATGGTGGAAATGTTGGCTCATTGCCATACCCAACTTTGCAGTTGACACATGAAGGAAGTTCTCTTTCAGGTGAGGTAAAATCTAAAACGGAGAGTTATGTCAAACAGACACAGAGCCCAGTTCAGTATTGTACACCGCCAGTCATTTCACCAAGTCATACTTTTAGTCCAAGGGATCCGATATCTTATTTAAGGGCTGCAGCAAAGAGCTTCAAAGATACTCCATCAATTTTCAGAAGGCGCAGACTTCTTGATCTCAGCAGAACTCATATTTTGAATGGCAAACATTTTTCTCAGTCCTCTAATGACTGTAAGAAACCAGATCTCTCTGATGCTactaaatttttagagagagagctagaagaggagTTTATTAAGAAGTTTATATCTTGA
- the LOC105054905 gene encoding uncharacterized protein isoform X2 yields MVEEVKMEDGKNDRIQEISLPSCSPDSDGSCEMTPGTISGRTSGPTRRSTKGGWTDKEDDLLVKAVKQFNGKNWKKIAELFPGRSDVQCLHRWQKVLNPELVKGTWTKEEDDRIIKLVAKHGCKKWSVIAKSLPGRIGKQCRERWHNHLNPSIKKDAWTPEEEVTLIHAHQIYGNKWAEIAKLLPGRTDNSIKNHWNCSVKKKLGSCLASGIPSQPFGNPAFKLNSHQETVGSLKSHPAKLGTPDQTPSVDNHFMTSSTGFDFQNASIGRKELSSDTSLIGNSKCLKADDQHTLADDTECLKLEVKPSPTSDPKCRKSEAIFSANPSNWQEDRSPCSSRQTSLSFSTVLLCRLTDLWHGNNPAHASVTDDLHGTPTPQSKALPSVFDEFYSHVPSKESSIKRRPKSPKMSEEHAFNKNDLTIKNMDSNYVTDTSKMLTIDSSNNDMVDDHNQVTSTPLSCDGGNVGSLPYPTLQLTHEGSSLSGEVKSKTESYVKQTQSPVQYCTPPVISPSHTFSPRDPISYLRAAAKSFKDTPSIFRRRRLLDLSRTHILNGKHFSQSSNDSFGTRS; encoded by the exons ATGGTGGAAGAAGTAAAGATGGAAGACGGCAAGAATGATAGGATTCAGGAGATTTCTCTGCCATCGTGTTCTCCGGATTCAGATGGCAGTTGCGAGATGACTCCTGGCACTATTTCtgg TAGAACAAGTGGTCCAACTAGGAGATCAACAAAGGGAGGCTGGACAGACAAGGAG GATGATCTTTTGGTTAAAGCTGTGAAGCAATTCAATGGGAAAAATTGGAAGAAAATAG CTGAACTTTTTCCAGGCCGGTCAGATGTTCAGTGCTTACATCGTTGGCAGAAAGTTCTCAATCCTGAGCTAGTTAAAGGAACTTGGACCAAAGAG GAAGATGACCGTATAATCAAGCTAGTTGCAAAGCATGGTTGTAAGAAGTGGTCTGTCATTGCAAAGTCTTTGCCAGGCCGCATAGGCAAGCAATGTCGAGAGAG GTGGCACAACCACTTGAACCCTTCAATAAAAAAAGATGCATGGACACCAGAGGAAGAAGTGACTTTAATTCATGCCCACCAAATATATGGAAACAAGTGGGCTGAAATAGCCAAGCTTTTACCAGGAAG gACAGATAACTCAATAAAGAATCATTGGAACTGCTCTGTAAAGAAGAAGTTGGGCTCATGTTTGGCATCAGGAATTCCTAGTCAGCCGTTTGGAAATCCTGCTTTCAAATTGAACAGTCACCAAGAAACAGTGGGAAGCCTCAAATCACATCCTGCAAAACTAGGTACACCTGATCAGACACCAAGTGTAGATAATCATTTTATGACTTCCTCAACaggttttgattttcaaaatgcTAGTATAGGAAGGAAGGAGTTGAGTTCGGACACTTCTCTTATTGGAAATTCCAAATGCCTCAAAGCAGATGACCAGCATACTTTAGCAGATGATACTGAATGCTTGAAGTTAGAGGTGAAACCAAGTCCAACAAGTGACCCTAAATGCAGGAAATCAGAGGCAATTTTTTCTGCAAATCCTTCTAATTGGCAGGAAGATAGAAGTCCATGTTCAAGTCGCCAAACTAGTTTGTCATTCAGCACTGTGTTGCTGTGTCGTTTGACTGATTTGTGGCATGGAAATAATCCCGCTCATGCTAGTGTGACAGATGATTTGCATGGTACTCCTACACCCCAATCTAAGGCACTTCCTTCTGTTTTCGATGAGTTTTATTCACATGTTCCATCTAAAGAGTCTTCCATTAAGAGAAGACCTAAATCTCCTAAAATGTCCGAGGAGCATGCTTTTAATAAGAATGATTTgaccatcaaaaatatggattcaaaTTATGTGACTGATACTTCAAAAATGCTAACTATTGATTCAAGTAACAATGACATGGTTGATGACCATAACCAAGTAACCAGCACACCTCTAAGTTGTGATGGTGGAAATGTTGGCTCATTGCCATACCCAACTTTGCAGTTGACACATGAAGGAAGTTCTCTTTCAGGTGAGGTAAAATCTAAAACGGAGAGTTATGTCAAACAGACACAGAGCCCAGTTCAGTATTGTACACCGCCAGTCATTTCACCAAGTCATACTTTTAGTCCAAGGGATCCGATATCTTATTTAAGGGCTGCAGCAAAGAGCTTCAAAGATACTCCATCAATTTTCAGAAGGCGCAGACTTCTTGATCTCAGCAGAACTCATATTTTGAATGGCAAACATTTTTCTCAGTCCTCTAATGACT CATTCGGCACGAGGAGCTGA
- the LOC105054905 gene encoding uncharacterized protein isoform X3: protein MVEEVKMEDGKNDRIQEISLPSCSPDSDGSCEMTPGTISGRTSGPTRRSTKGGWTDKEDDLLVKAVKQFNGKNWKKIAELFPGRSDVQCLHRWQKVLNPELVKGTWTKEEDDRIIKLVAKHGCKKWSVIAKSLPGRIGKQCRERWHNHLNPSIKKDAWTPEEEVTLIHAHQIYGNKWAEIAKLLPGRTDNSIKNHWNCSVKKKLGSCLASGIPSQPFGNPAFKLNSHQETVGSLKSHPAKLGTPDQTPSVDNHFMTSSTGFDFQNASIGRKELSSDTSLIGNSKCLKADDQHTLADDTECLKLEVKPSPTSDPKCRKSEAIFSANPSNWQEDRSPCSSRQTSLSFSTVLLCRLTDLWHGNNPAHASVTDDLHGTPTPQSKALPSVFDEFYSHVPSKESSIKRRPKSPKMSEEHAFNKNDLTIKNMDSNYVTDTSKMLTIDSSNNDMVDDHNQVTSTPLSCDGGNVGSLPYPTLQLTHEGSSLSGEVKSKTESYVKQTQSPVQYCTPPVISPSHTFSPRDPISYLRAAAKSFKDTPSIFRRRRLLDLSRTHILNGKHFSQSSND, encoded by the exons ATGGTGGAAGAAGTAAAGATGGAAGACGGCAAGAATGATAGGATTCAGGAGATTTCTCTGCCATCGTGTTCTCCGGATTCAGATGGCAGTTGCGAGATGACTCCTGGCACTATTTCtgg TAGAACAAGTGGTCCAACTAGGAGATCAACAAAGGGAGGCTGGACAGACAAGGAG GATGATCTTTTGGTTAAAGCTGTGAAGCAATTCAATGGGAAAAATTGGAAGAAAATAG CTGAACTTTTTCCAGGCCGGTCAGATGTTCAGTGCTTACATCGTTGGCAGAAAGTTCTCAATCCTGAGCTAGTTAAAGGAACTTGGACCAAAGAG GAAGATGACCGTATAATCAAGCTAGTTGCAAAGCATGGTTGTAAGAAGTGGTCTGTCATTGCAAAGTCTTTGCCAGGCCGCATAGGCAAGCAATGTCGAGAGAG GTGGCACAACCACTTGAACCCTTCAATAAAAAAAGATGCATGGACACCAGAGGAAGAAGTGACTTTAATTCATGCCCACCAAATATATGGAAACAAGTGGGCTGAAATAGCCAAGCTTTTACCAGGAAG gACAGATAACTCAATAAAGAATCATTGGAACTGCTCTGTAAAGAAGAAGTTGGGCTCATGTTTGGCATCAGGAATTCCTAGTCAGCCGTTTGGAAATCCTGCTTTCAAATTGAACAGTCACCAAGAAACAGTGGGAAGCCTCAAATCACATCCTGCAAAACTAGGTACACCTGATCAGACACCAAGTGTAGATAATCATTTTATGACTTCCTCAACaggttttgattttcaaaatgcTAGTATAGGAAGGAAGGAGTTGAGTTCGGACACTTCTCTTATTGGAAATTCCAAATGCCTCAAAGCAGATGACCAGCATACTTTAGCAGATGATACTGAATGCTTGAAGTTAGAGGTGAAACCAAGTCCAACAAGTGACCCTAAATGCAGGAAATCAGAGGCAATTTTTTCTGCAAATCCTTCTAATTGGCAGGAAGATAGAAGTCCATGTTCAAGTCGCCAAACTAGTTTGTCATTCAGCACTGTGTTGCTGTGTCGTTTGACTGATTTGTGGCATGGAAATAATCCCGCTCATGCTAGTGTGACAGATGATTTGCATGGTACTCCTACACCCCAATCTAAGGCACTTCCTTCTGTTTTCGATGAGTTTTATTCACATGTTCCATCTAAAGAGTCTTCCATTAAGAGAAGACCTAAATCTCCTAAAATGTCCGAGGAGCATGCTTTTAATAAGAATGATTTgaccatcaaaaatatggattcaaaTTATGTGACTGATACTTCAAAAATGCTAACTATTGATTCAAGTAACAATGACATGGTTGATGACCATAACCAAGTAACCAGCACACCTCTAAGTTGTGATGGTGGAAATGTTGGCTCATTGCCATACCCAACTTTGCAGTTGACACATGAAGGAAGTTCTCTTTCAGGTGAGGTAAAATCTAAAACGGAGAGTTATGTCAAACAGACACAGAGCCCAGTTCAGTATTGTACACCGCCAGTCATTTCACCAAGTCATACTTTTAGTCCAAGGGATCCGATATCTTATTTAAGGGCTGCAGCAAAGAGCTTCAAAGATACTCCATCAATTTTCAGAAGGCGCAGACTTCTTGATCTCAGCAGAACTCATATTTTGAATGGCAAACATTTTTCTCAGTCCTCTAATGACT AA
- the LOC105054905 gene encoding uncharacterized protein isoform X4, with the protein MVEEVKMEDGKNDRIQEISLPSCSPDSDGSCEMTPGTISGRTSGPTRRSTKGGWTDKEDDLLVKAVKQFNGKNWKKIAELFPGRSDVQCLHRWQKVLNPELVKGTWTKEEDDRIIKLVAKHGCKKWSVIAKSLPGRIGKQCRERWHNHLNPSIKKDAWTPEEEVTLIHAHQIYGNKWAEIAKLLPGRTDNSIKNHWNCSVKKKLGSCLASGIPSQPFGNPAFKLNSHQETVGSLKSHPAKLGRKELSSDTSLIGNSKCLKADDQHTLADDTECLKLEVKPSPTSDPKCRKSEAIFSANPSNWQEDRSPCSSRQTSLSFSTVLLCRLTDLWHGNNPAHASVTDDLHGTPTPQSKALPSVFDEFYSHVPSKESSIKRRPKSPKMSEEHAFNKNDLTIKNMDSNYVTDTSKMLTIDSSNNDMVDDHNQVTSTPLSCDGGNVGSLPYPTLQLTHEGSSLSGEVKSKTESYVKQTQSPVQYCTPPVISPSHTFSPRDPISYLRAAAKSFKDTPSIFRRRRLLDLSRTHILNGKHFSQSSNDSFGTRS; encoded by the exons ATGGTGGAAGAAGTAAAGATGGAAGACGGCAAGAATGATAGGATTCAGGAGATTTCTCTGCCATCGTGTTCTCCGGATTCAGATGGCAGTTGCGAGATGACTCCTGGCACTATTTCtgg TAGAACAAGTGGTCCAACTAGGAGATCAACAAAGGGAGGCTGGACAGACAAGGAG GATGATCTTTTGGTTAAAGCTGTGAAGCAATTCAATGGGAAAAATTGGAAGAAAATAG CTGAACTTTTTCCAGGCCGGTCAGATGTTCAGTGCTTACATCGTTGGCAGAAAGTTCTCAATCCTGAGCTAGTTAAAGGAACTTGGACCAAAGAG GAAGATGACCGTATAATCAAGCTAGTTGCAAAGCATGGTTGTAAGAAGTGGTCTGTCATTGCAAAGTCTTTGCCAGGCCGCATAGGCAAGCAATGTCGAGAGAG GTGGCACAACCACTTGAACCCTTCAATAAAAAAAGATGCATGGACACCAGAGGAAGAAGTGACTTTAATTCATGCCCACCAAATATATGGAAACAAGTGGGCTGAAATAGCCAAGCTTTTACCAGGAAG gACAGATAACTCAATAAAGAATCATTGGAACTGCTCTGTAAAGAAGAAGTTGGGCTCATGTTTGGCATCAGGAATTCCTAGTCAGCCGTTTGGAAATCCTGCTTTCAAATTGAACAGTCACCAAGAAACAGTGGGAAGCCTCAAATCACATCCTGCAAAACTAG GAAGGAAGGAGTTGAGTTCGGACACTTCTCTTATTGGAAATTCCAAATGCCTCAAAGCAGATGACCAGCATACTTTAGCAGATGATACTGAATGCTTGAAGTTAGAGGTGAAACCAAGTCCAACAAGTGACCCTAAATGCAGGAAATCAGAGGCAATTTTTTCTGCAAATCCTTCTAATTGGCAGGAAGATAGAAGTCCATGTTCAAGTCGCCAAACTAGTTTGTCATTCAGCACTGTGTTGCTGTGTCGTTTGACTGATTTGTGGCATGGAAATAATCCCGCTCATGCTAGTGTGACAGATGATTTGCATGGTACTCCTACACCCCAATCTAAGGCACTTCCTTCTGTTTTCGATGAGTTTTATTCACATGTTCCATCTAAAGAGTCTTCCATTAAGAGAAGACCTAAATCTCCTAAAATGTCCGAGGAGCATGCTTTTAATAAGAATGATTTgaccatcaaaaatatggattcaaaTTATGTGACTGATACTTCAAAAATGCTAACTATTGATTCAAGTAACAATGACATGGTTGATGACCATAACCAAGTAACCAGCACACCTCTAAGTTGTGATGGTGGAAATGTTGGCTCATTGCCATACCCAACTTTGCAGTTGACACATGAAGGAAGTTCTCTTTCAGGTGAGGTAAAATCTAAAACGGAGAGTTATGTCAAACAGACACAGAGCCCAGTTCAGTATTGTACACCGCCAGTCATTTCACCAAGTCATACTTTTAGTCCAAGGGATCCGATATCTTATTTAAGGGCTGCAGCAAAGAGCTTCAAAGATACTCCATCAATTTTCAGAAGGCGCAGACTTCTTGATCTCAGCAGAACTCATATTTTGAATGGCAAACATTTTTCTCAGTCCTCTAATGACT CATTCGGCACGAGGAGCTGA
- the LOC105054905 gene encoding uncharacterized protein isoform X6, whose translation MVEEVKMEDGKNDRIQEISLPSCSPDSDGSCEMTPGTISGRTSGPTRRSTKGGWTDKEDDLLVKAVKQFNGKNWKKIAELFPGRSDVQCLHRWQKVLNPELVKGTWTKEEDDRIIKLVAKHGCKKWSVIAKSLPGRIGKQCRERWHNHLNPSIKKDAWTPEEEVTLIHAHQIYGNKWAEIAKLLPGRTDNSIKNHWNCSVKKKLGSCLASGIPSQPFGNPAFKLNSHQETVGSLKSHPAKLDDQHTLADDTECLKLEVKPSPTSDPKCRKSEAIFSANPSNWQEDRSPCSSRQTSLSFSTVLLCRLTDLWHGNNPAHASVTDDLHGTPTPQSKALPSVFDEFYSHVPSKESSIKRRPKSPKMSEEHAFNKNDLTIKNMDSNYVTDTSKMLTIDSSNNDMVDDHNQVTSTPLSCDGGNVGSLPYPTLQLTHEGSSLSGEVKSKTESYVKQTQSPVQYCTPPVISPSHTFSPRDPISYLRAAAKSFKDTPSIFRRRRLLDLSRTHILNGKHFSQSSNDSFGTRS comes from the exons ATGGTGGAAGAAGTAAAGATGGAAGACGGCAAGAATGATAGGATTCAGGAGATTTCTCTGCCATCGTGTTCTCCGGATTCAGATGGCAGTTGCGAGATGACTCCTGGCACTATTTCtgg TAGAACAAGTGGTCCAACTAGGAGATCAACAAAGGGAGGCTGGACAGACAAGGAG GATGATCTTTTGGTTAAAGCTGTGAAGCAATTCAATGGGAAAAATTGGAAGAAAATAG CTGAACTTTTTCCAGGCCGGTCAGATGTTCAGTGCTTACATCGTTGGCAGAAAGTTCTCAATCCTGAGCTAGTTAAAGGAACTTGGACCAAAGAG GAAGATGACCGTATAATCAAGCTAGTTGCAAAGCATGGTTGTAAGAAGTGGTCTGTCATTGCAAAGTCTTTGCCAGGCCGCATAGGCAAGCAATGTCGAGAGAG GTGGCACAACCACTTGAACCCTTCAATAAAAAAAGATGCATGGACACCAGAGGAAGAAGTGACTTTAATTCATGCCCACCAAATATATGGAAACAAGTGGGCTGAAATAGCCAAGCTTTTACCAGGAAG gACAGATAACTCAATAAAGAATCATTGGAACTGCTCTGTAAAGAAGAAGTTGGGCTCATGTTTGGCATCAGGAATTCCTAGTCAGCCGTTTGGAAATCCTGCTTTCAAATTGAACAGTCACCAAGAAACAGTGGGAAGCCTCAAATCACATCCTGCAAAACTAG ATGACCAGCATACTTTAGCAGATGATACTGAATGCTTGAAGTTAGAGGTGAAACCAAGTCCAACAAGTGACCCTAAATGCAGGAAATCAGAGGCAATTTTTTCTGCAAATCCTTCTAATTGGCAGGAAGATAGAAGTCCATGTTCAAGTCGCCAAACTAGTTTGTCATTCAGCACTGTGTTGCTGTGTCGTTTGACTGATTTGTGGCATGGAAATAATCCCGCTCATGCTAGTGTGACAGATGATTTGCATGGTACTCCTACACCCCAATCTAAGGCACTTCCTTCTGTTTTCGATGAGTTTTATTCACATGTTCCATCTAAAGAGTCTTCCATTAAGAGAAGACCTAAATCTCCTAAAATGTCCGAGGAGCATGCTTTTAATAAGAATGATTTgaccatcaaaaatatggattcaaaTTATGTGACTGATACTTCAAAAATGCTAACTATTGATTCAAGTAACAATGACATGGTTGATGACCATAACCAAGTAACCAGCACACCTCTAAGTTGTGATGGTGGAAATGTTGGCTCATTGCCATACCCAACTTTGCAGTTGACACATGAAGGAAGTTCTCTTTCAGGTGAGGTAAAATCTAAAACGGAGAGTTATGTCAAACAGACACAGAGCCCAGTTCAGTATTGTACACCGCCAGTCATTTCACCAAGTCATACTTTTAGTCCAAGGGATCCGATATCTTATTTAAGGGCTGCAGCAAAGAGCTTCAAAGATACTCCATCAATTTTCAGAAGGCGCAGACTTCTTGATCTCAGCAGAACTCATATTTTGAATGGCAAACATTTTTCTCAGTCCTCTAATGACT CATTCGGCACGAGGAGCTGA